A single region of the Vicia villosa cultivar HV-30 ecotype Madison, WI linkage group LG4, Vvil1.0, whole genome shotgun sequence genome encodes:
- the LOC131597938 gene encoding protein AGENET DOMAIN (AGD)-CONTAINING P1-like, with amino-acid sequence MTFKRNSEARCNTKSDSPAINANKVQEKEKLSHEMKKNIKLKIKYKGKLISEINFKKEEIVKESSEQVKEFEKSKMLKCSISNEPVKENFGLNFYKGEKVEVRSDEEGFEGSWFTATIVDYLKNGKYLVEYLTLKTDDLCEQLKGEANVSDVRPYPPEINQVCQFKLHERVDVWYNDGWWEGRVSSVVHGSNGNLKYNVYFWTTNEELEFEHDNMRPHQEWVRGQWMLSSMD; translated from the exons ATGACTTTTAAAAGAAACTCGGAGGCAAGGTGCAACACAAAGTCAGATTCTCCCGCTATTAATGCAAATAAAGTTCAG GAGAAGGAGAAATTATCACACGAGATGAAGAAAAATATTAAGCTTAAAATTAAATACAAGGGAAAGTTAATAAGTGAGATAAATTTTAAAAAGGAGGAAATAGTGAAA GAGTCAAGTGAGCAAGTGAAAGAGTTTGAAAAAAGTAAAATGTTAAAATGTTCAATTTCTAATGAGCCTGTAAAGGAAAACTTTGGATTAAATTTCTACAAGGGTGAAAAAGTAGAAGTAAGAAGCGATGAAGAGGGTTTTGAAGGTTCTTGGTTTACTGCAACAATTGTCGATTATCTGAAGAATGGAAAATATTTAGTTGAATATTTGACATTAAAAACAGATGACTTATGTGAGCAACTAAAAGGAGAAGCTAATGTTTCTGACGTAAGGCCATATCCACCAGAAATCAATCAAGTTTGTCAATTTAAGTTACATGAAAGAGTTGATGTATGGTATAACGATGGATGGTGGGAAGGTAGAGTATCTAGTGTTGTTCATGGTTCCAATGGTAATTTAAAGTATAACGTTTACTTTTGGACTACTAATGAAGAGTTAGAATTTGAACATGATAATATGAGACCTCATCAAGAATGGGTTAGGGGACAATGGATGCTCTCTTCTATG gaTTGA